A single genomic interval of Methyloceanibacter caenitepidi harbors:
- a CDS encoding MucR family transcriptional regulator: MDAVVEKDELVELTAEIVSAYVSNNTVVATDLPALINNVFDALKKASSTGAQPAKEELRPAVPIKKSVTSEYIICLEDGKKFKSLKRHLRTHYDLSPEEYREKWGLPHDYPMVAPNYAAARSDLAKRMGLGQRRR; the protein is encoded by the coding sequence ATGGACGCAGTGGTGGAAAAGGACGAGCTTGTTGAACTGACGGCCGAGATCGTTTCGGCCTATGTCAGCAACAACACTGTTGTGGCCACGGATCTGCCAGCCCTGATCAACAACGTATTCGACGCGCTAAAGAAGGCCTCCAGTACGGGTGCACAGCCGGCCAAGGAAGAGCTTCGGCCTGCGGTCCCTATCAAGAAGTCCGTGACGTCGGAATACATCATCTGCTTGGAAGACGGCAAAAAGTTCAAGTCGCTCAAGCGCCACCTGCGGACCCACTACGATTTGTCGCCGGAAGAGTACCGGGAGAAATGGGGCTTGCCGCACGATTACCCGATGGTTGCGCCGAATTACGCTGCGGCCCGGTCGGATCTCGCGAAGCGGATGGGTCTCGGACAGCGCCGCCGCTAA
- a CDS encoding isochorismatase family protein, translated as MLLSREKSQVLIVDVQDKLLNAIKGADRVIDRCVRLVIAARKLGIPITMSEQYPQGLGPTHDSVRDAFANDGFVADKTEFSCMRNEMLRDRLHNLRREGRSQVVIGGIEAHVCVAQTAMDLETQGFEAFVVADAVGSRSKSSLKLALSRLQKSSVDIVDSEMVLFEWMERAGTPEFKALQALIK; from the coding sequence ATGCTGCTCTCACGCGAAAAATCCCAAGTCCTCATCGTCGACGTCCAGGACAAGCTCCTGAATGCCATCAAAGGCGCGGATCGTGTCATCGACCGCTGCGTGCGCCTCGTCATCGCCGCCCGCAAGCTCGGCATCCCCATCACCATGTCGGAGCAATATCCACAAGGGCTGGGGCCGACCCACGATTCCGTGCGCGACGCCTTCGCCAACGACGGCTTCGTCGCCGACAAGACCGAGTTTTCCTGCATGCGCAACGAGATGTTGCGGGACCGGCTCCACAACCTACGCCGCGAAGGCCGCTCACAGGTCGTGATCGGCGGCATCGAGGCCCATGTCTGCGTGGCGCAGACCGCCATGGACCTCGAAACGCAAGGCTTCGAGGCCTTTGTGGTCGCCGACGCCGTCGGCTCGCGCTCGAAGAGCAGCCTCAAGCTGGCCCTGTCGCGCCTGCAGAAATCCAGCGTCGACATCGTGGACAGCGAGATGGTTCTGTTCGAATGGATGGAACGCGCCGGAACCCCGGAATTCAAGGCGCTGCAGGCCCTCATCAAGTAG
- a CDS encoding DUF6456 domain-containing protein, which produces MSARHARRLDTTPATPHRRLLHRLAGGAVLVEDDKGGFRLSDAGRIVVKSVDRDLVKACIAADLLERTNRGMVLSDEGHARVRRNGAEGFEPFRAQHQRRSRDMREVDGTRQSVLLNDGESPLGWLRSRKDRSGRPLIGQEQFEAGERLRADYWFAQMNPRVTANWSVAEPASRSRREAPTDPAALRDEVLAAKDRVMRALAAVGPEISGVLVDICCELKGLEEAEKENGWPQRAGKVVLQIALTRLAKHYGLIANDDDRKRKFRKWGQPGYRPRIDGIADGTDQS; this is translated from the coding sequence GTGAGCGCGCGGCACGCGCGCCGGTTGGACACAACGCCCGCGACGCCACATCGGCGGCTCCTGCATCGGCTCGCGGGCGGCGCGGTGCTCGTCGAAGACGACAAGGGCGGCTTCCGTCTTTCGGATGCAGGCCGCATCGTCGTCAAATCCGTGGACCGGGATTTGGTGAAGGCGTGCATAGCGGCCGACCTCCTGGAACGTACCAATCGTGGCATGGTTCTGAGCGACGAGGGTCACGCACGGGTTCGCCGAAACGGCGCCGAAGGTTTCGAACCGTTCCGCGCACAGCATCAGCGCCGGTCTCGGGACATGCGCGAGGTCGACGGCACCCGGCAGTCAGTGCTCCTTAACGACGGCGAGAGTCCGCTTGGCTGGCTTCGTAGTCGGAAGGACCGGTCGGGACGGCCGCTCATTGGGCAGGAACAGTTCGAGGCTGGGGAGCGCTTGCGCGCGGATTATTGGTTCGCCCAGATGAACCCGCGCGTGACGGCCAACTGGTCCGTGGCCGAGCCGGCGAGCCGGTCGCGGCGCGAGGCACCGACCGACCCGGCGGCGCTTCGCGATGAGGTCCTGGCGGCAAAGGACCGAGTCATGCGCGCGCTGGCTGCGGTGGGGCCCGAGATCTCGGGCGTTCTCGTCGATATTTGTTGTGAACTGAAAGGGCTCGAGGAGGCCGAGAAGGAGAACGGCTGGCCGCAGCGCGCCGGCAAGGTGGTGCTCCAGATCGCCCTCACACGGCTGGCGAAACACTATGGGCTCATCGCCAATGACGACGATCGCAAACGCAAATTCCGGAAATGGGGGCAACCCGGCTACCGGCCGCGCATCGACGGAATCGCGGACGGGACCGACCAGTCCTGA
- a CDS encoding PAS domain-containing protein, whose product MLSDCAFRAQLVLPEQRVLFDYWCGIARGRAMPARADFDPLKFPDLLPHFAVIDLRDGFERSHFRLAGTRLREIYGREITGLTLTEVFSGRRATPWHTIHSRIATDAVCAQGIAHGPAEGREHVVLYWLRLPLSDDGIRVDRILCHDTGASETDVEQISEFTAYCAGQRGPEVLRA is encoded by the coding sequence ATGCTGTCCGATTGCGCCTTCAGGGCACAGTTGGTGCTGCCGGAACAGCGTGTGCTTTTCGACTATTGGTGCGGCATCGCTCGCGGGCGTGCGATGCCGGCCCGCGCGGATTTCGATCCCCTCAAGTTTCCGGACCTCCTGCCGCACTTTGCGGTCATCGACCTGCGCGATGGATTCGAACGCAGTCATTTTCGCCTAGCGGGAACGCGATTGCGGGAGATTTACGGACGCGAGATCACGGGGCTGACCCTGACGGAGGTGTTCTCGGGCCGCCGCGCCACGCCGTGGCACACTATTCACTCGCGGATCGCGACTGATGCCGTGTGCGCCCAGGGCATCGCGCACGGGCCTGCCGAGGGGCGGGAGCATGTGGTGCTCTACTGGCTGCGCCTGCCGCTGTCGGACGATGGCATCCGGGTCGATCGCATCCTCTGCCACGACACCGGCGCTTCCGAGACCGATGTCGAGCAAATCTCCGAATTCACGGCGTATTGCGCCGGGCAGCGAGGACCCGAGGTCCTCCGCGCATAG
- a CDS encoding PAS domain-containing sensor histidine kinase, with protein MLSQESIRGLSAYFRSLVHESARGDALTLARHQTFIASRLLGGALALCVFPIYLVVGGKPSLLSAFAFLWLMSPIAIAIYLSRTGRFAVAHRISAMNFAGLVTYCAWLTGGLASALLPWLVAVPLEAGLSTDRRSVAWAVGAAGTGLVVLALLGAGGIDPTPFTLPIPPAAFAFIVALSAIAYAAGLVVTLQLVHRQSEYAIEASEERYRLLAENVNDMITLHDHRGRVMFASQAARQLLGATAPAVLGDGLFEHVHVGDRPAYLSALNRCRANNEPISVEFRLRRGGSSDNAYYAWVEMRCRPMPQTDGLDQSAVVAVTRDISQHKEYEANLLRARGEAEGASRAKSQFLASMSHELRTPLNAIIGFSEILERELFGKLGEERYRDYARLIHESGEHLLGVVNGILDMSKIEAGKFSIVREPFCVGDLVKSCCDVLRHTAETKGLTLTTRVADSLPELAADKRACKQMLLNVISNAIKFTEKGGWVRVAASVEGENMVFAVTDNGIGIAEKDLPRLGDPFVQAASSYDRSYEGAGLGLSVVRGLAQLHGGSLGLESTLGKGTTVRIVLPLEVEAESPAKEEHAASVVAA; from the coding sequence GTGTTGAGTCAAGAAAGTATCCGCGGCCTGTCAGCCTATTTCCGGTCGCTTGTCCATGAGTCGGCGCGTGGCGACGCACTGACCTTGGCGCGGCACCAGACCTTTATTGCCTCGCGGCTCCTTGGCGGCGCCTTGGCGCTGTGCGTGTTCCCCATCTATTTGGTTGTCGGGGGCAAGCCATCTTTGTTGAGCGCCTTCGCTTTCCTGTGGCTGATGTCGCCGATCGCGATTGCGATCTATCTGTCGCGAACCGGCCGTTTTGCCGTCGCGCATCGGATCTCCGCGATGAACTTTGCCGGCCTCGTCACCTATTGCGCCTGGTTGACCGGCGGGCTTGCCTCGGCGCTGCTGCCGTGGCTCGTCGCCGTGCCGCTCGAGGCGGGCCTGAGTACCGACCGGCGCAGCGTTGCGTGGGCCGTCGGCGCCGCGGGAACGGGACTTGTCGTGCTCGCCCTGCTGGGCGCCGGAGGCATCGACCCGACGCCGTTCACCCTGCCGATCCCGCCCGCAGCCTTTGCCTTTATCGTGGCCTTGAGCGCCATCGCCTATGCGGCCGGTCTGGTGGTGACTCTTCAACTCGTTCACCGGCAATCCGAATACGCCATCGAAGCCAGCGAGGAACGTTATCGTCTGCTCGCCGAGAACGTGAACGACATGATCACGCTGCACGATCACCGCGGACGTGTGATGTTCGCCTCGCAAGCCGCGCGGCAGCTTCTGGGCGCCACGGCGCCCGCAGTGCTTGGCGACGGCCTCTTCGAACATGTCCATGTCGGCGATCGCCCGGCTTATCTCTCGGCGCTTAACCGGTGCCGTGCGAACAACGAACCGATATCGGTGGAATTTCGCCTGCGCCGGGGCGGTTCCAGCGACAATGCCTATTACGCCTGGGTCGAAATGCGCTGCCGGCCGATGCCGCAGACCGACGGCCTCGACCAGTCCGCCGTCGTTGCCGTCACGCGCGACATCTCGCAGCACAAGGAATACGAGGCGAATCTCCTGCGCGCCCGCGGCGAGGCCGAAGGCGCCAGCCGTGCCAAGAGCCAATTCCTCGCCAGCATGAGCCATGAGCTGCGGACGCCGCTCAACGCCATCATCGGTTTCTCCGAGATCCTGGAGCGGGAACTGTTCGGCAAGCTTGGCGAGGAGCGCTATCGCGATTACGCGCGGCTGATCCATGAGAGCGGCGAGCATCTGCTGGGCGTCGTGAACGGCATCCTCGACATGTCGAAGATCGAAGCGGGCAAGTTCTCCATCGTGCGGGAGCCCTTCTGCGTGGGCGACTTGGTGAAGTCGTGCTGCGATGTTCTGCGCCATACGGCCGAGACGAAGGGGCTGACTCTTACGACCCGGGTTGCGGATAGCTTGCCGGAACTTGCGGCGGACAAGCGCGCTTGCAAGCAAATGCTGCTTAATGTGATCTCGAACGCCATCAAGTTCACCGAGAAAGGCGGCTGGGTGAGAGTTGCCGCCTCGGTCGAGGGCGAAAACATGGTGTTCGCCGTGACCGACAACGGCATCGGCATTGCCGAGAAGGACCTACCGCGCCTTGGCGACCCGTTCGTCCAGGCGGCGAGTTCTTATGACCGCAGCTACGAGGGCGCGGGCCTCGGCCTGTCCGTCGTACGGGGGCTCGCGCAGCTTCATGGAGGATCGCTGGGCCTCGAAAGCACGCTGGGCAAGGGCACGACCGTGCGTATCGTTCTGCCGCTTGAAGTTGAGGCAGAATCCCCGGCGAAGGAAGAGCACGCGGCTTCGGTAGTAGCTGCCTAG
- a CDS encoding DUF5330 domain-containing protein has protein sequence MMFLIRSAFWLVVLILLIPTDGEQQKKIYGMAQTAVADIRSFCVRNPETCDSGQFAINVLVQKAQYGAHMVQSLVNDQTGTFAPARYPRDSQQAAANRPSAHQGPVDNSVMPVPSAVPIEPTPWINSGSQNTLSPEDLETEWSGPNV, from the coding sequence ATGATGTTCCTGATCAGATCGGCCTTTTGGCTGGTAGTGCTCATCCTCCTGATTCCAACGGACGGCGAGCAACAAAAGAAGATTTACGGTATGGCGCAGACGGCTGTGGCCGACATTCGCAGTTTCTGCGTGCGCAACCCCGAAACCTGTGATTCGGGCCAGTTCGCGATCAATGTGCTGGTGCAGAAGGCGCAGTATGGCGCCCACATGGTTCAGAGTCTGGTCAATGATCAGACGGGTACCTTCGCGCCGGCCCGTTATCCTCGTGACAGCCAACAGGCCGCTGCAAATCGGCCGTCGGCCCACCAAGGACCCGTCGATAACTCTGTGATGCCGGTACCGTCGGCGGTGCCCATCGAGCCGACACCCTGGATAAACAGCGGGTCGCAGAACACGCTGAGCCCGGAAGACCTCGAGACGGAGTGGAGCGGCCCGAACGTCTAG
- the msrB gene encoding peptide-methionine (R)-S-oxide reductase MsrB codes for MSTTHKKTGAPIPTTKDDWREQLTPEQFHVMHEHGTERAFSHPYHQEKRAGMYRCAGCGAALFSSDTKFDSGTGWPSFTDVAAADTVTKHEDNSYGMRRVEVRCANCEAHLGHVFPDGPGDTGLRYCINGCALDLDTGGADGNTSG; via the coding sequence ATGAGCACCACGCATAAGAAGACAGGCGCCCCGATCCCCACCACGAAGGACGATTGGCGCGAGCAGCTCACACCGGAGCAGTTCCATGTGATGCATGAGCATGGGACCGAGCGGGCTTTCAGCCATCCCTACCACCAGGAAAAGCGCGCCGGTATGTATCGCTGTGCCGGTTGCGGCGCGGCCCTGTTCAGTTCGGACACGAAGTTCGATTCCGGCACGGGCTGGCCGAGCTTCACCGATGTTGCCGCCGCCGATACGGTGACGAAACACGAGGACAACAGCTACGGCATGCGGCGCGTCGAGGTCCGCTGTGCCAATTGCGAGGCCCATCTCGGGCATGTTTTTCCGGACGGACCCGGGGACACCGGCCTGCGCTATTGCATCAACGGTTGCGCTCTCGACCTTGACACCGGCGGCGCGGACGGCAACACGTCGGGCTAG
- a CDS encoding helix-turn-helix domain-containing protein: MSALGSERHRDMREGIEPRNGVRGTLRQIIDPAVALVFEVDPSELGAATRRSPRAAFARQVAMYLTHVVCGLSMTEVGALFARDRTTVAHACEVVEDRRDDPDLDSRVERLECAVAAVIGALSWRGRCK, translated from the coding sequence ATGAGTGCGTTGGGGAGTGAGCGACATCGGGACATGCGGGAGGGGATCGAACCGCGCAATGGCGTGCGCGGCACGCTACGCCAGATCATCGATCCTGCGGTGGCGCTGGTGTTCGAGGTCGACCCATCGGAGCTCGGCGCGGCCACGCGACGCTCTCCCCGGGCTGCCTTCGCCCGCCAGGTCGCCATGTATCTCACCCATGTTGTCTGTGGGTTGAGCATGACCGAAGTAGGCGCTCTGTTTGCGCGCGACCGGACCACTGTCGCCCATGCCTGCGAGGTAGTCGAAGACCGGCGCGACGACCCCGATCTGGACAGCCGCGTGGAACGGCTGGAATGCGCGGTCGCGGCGGTGATTGGGGCGCTTTCCTGGCGCGGGAGGTGCAAGTGA
- a CDS encoding S9 family peptidase: MNKPDLPPRGPVAPRRPSQSHHHGIDREDDYAWLRADNWQAVMRDPAVLPPDIRAHLEAENAYTAAAMGDTEALQETLFAEMKGRIKEDDSSVPAPDGPFDYYTRYITGGQQPLFCRRPRGGGEETILIDGNALAEGHAYFRISQVAHSPDHKRIAYAVDTKGSEYFTAKVIDAETGAVVEEAVTDACGGLEWAMDSQTLLYVWLDEEHRPRKLFAHKIGDKAEHRLIHNQTDPGLFLDISLTQDGKYLLLGTHDHETTEVSLIDAADPYAKPRLVAPRQAEHEYSVCHHEGRLIILTNSDSAEDFRIVEAPADDPSPANWTEIEPHRPGRLILDIIAFKDFLVRLERENGLPRIVIRRFADGEEHEIAFDEEAYALGMSAGYEYDTTTLRFTYSSMTTPSQVYDYDMATRERTLRKTQEIPSGHDPSQYVTRRVFAPAKDGETVPVTLLYRKDTKLDGTAPLLLYGYGSYGITIPASFSTNALSLVDRGFVYAIAHVRGGKDKGFAWYKNGKRAKKTNTFTDFIAAGEYLAKEKFTSRGRIVAQGGSAGGMLMGAIANMAPDLFLGIIAEVPFVDVLTTMLDASLPLTPPEWPEWGNPIESAEDYKTIAAYSPYDNVRAQGYPNILALAGLTDPRVTYWEPAKWIARLRETGTGNNLILLKTNMEAGHAGASGRFDRLKEVALSYAFALKLADRA, encoded by the coding sequence ATGAACAAGCCCGATCTTCCGCCGCGCGGCCCCGTAGCCCCGCGCCGCCCCTCCCAGTCGCACCATCACGGCATCGATCGCGAAGACGACTATGCGTGGCTGCGCGCCGACAATTGGCAGGCCGTCATGCGCGACCCCGCCGTTCTCCCCCCGGATATCCGCGCGCATTTGGAGGCGGAAAACGCCTACACGGCGGCTGCGATGGGGGATACGGAGGCGCTGCAGGAGACGCTGTTCGCCGAAATGAAGGGCCGGATCAAGGAAGACGATTCATCGGTGCCCGCGCCGGACGGTCCCTTCGACTACTACACGCGCTACATCACGGGCGGGCAGCAGCCGCTGTTCTGCCGGCGCCCCCGTGGCGGGGGCGAGGAGACGATCCTGATCGACGGCAACGCGCTGGCCGAAGGCCACGCCTATTTCCGCATTTCGCAGGTCGCTCACAGCCCCGACCACAAGCGCATCGCCTACGCGGTCGACACCAAGGGCTCGGAATATTTCACGGCCAAGGTGATCGATGCCGAGACCGGCGCGGTCGTCGAAGAGGCGGTCACGGATGCTTGCGGCGGCCTCGAATGGGCCATGGACAGCCAAACGCTGCTTTATGTCTGGCTCGATGAGGAGCACCGGCCGCGCAAACTCTTCGCGCACAAGATCGGCGACAAGGCTGAACACCGCTTGATCCACAACCAAACCGACCCCGGCCTCTTCCTCGACATCAGCCTGACCCAGGACGGCAAGTATCTCTTGCTCGGCACCCACGATCACGAGACGACCGAAGTCAGCCTGATCGATGCCGCCGATCCATACGCCAAGCCCCGTCTCGTTGCGCCAAGACAAGCCGAGCACGAATACTCGGTGTGCCACCACGAGGGCCGACTGATCATCCTCACCAACTCGGATAGCGCCGAAGATTTCCGCATCGTCGAAGCGCCCGCCGACGACCCCTCGCCCGCCAACTGGACTGAAATCGAACCGCACCGGCCCGGGCGGCTGATTCTCGACATCATCGCGTTCAAGGATTTTCTCGTGCGGCTCGAACGCGAGAACGGTTTGCCCCGCATCGTCATCCGCCGTTTCGCCGACGGCGAAGAGCACGAAATCGCCTTCGACGAAGAGGCCTACGCGCTCGGCATGAGTGCGGGTTACGAATACGACACCACGACCTTGCGTTTCACCTATTCGTCGATGACGACGCCGTCGCAAGTCTACGACTACGACATGGCGACGCGGGAGCGGACCTTGCGCAAGACGCAAGAGATCCCAAGCGGCCACGACCCGAGCCAATACGTCACGCGCCGCGTCTTCGCCCCGGCGAAGGACGGCGAGACCGTGCCCGTGACCCTGCTCTACCGCAAGGACACGAAGCTCGACGGCACCGCGCCGCTCCTGCTCTACGGTTACGGCTCCTACGGCATCACCATTCCGGCCAGCTTCTCGACGAACGCATTGAGCCTCGTCGACCGCGGCTTCGTCTACGCCATCGCCCATGTGCGCGGCGGCAAGGACAAGGGCTTCGCCTGGTACAAGAACGGCAAGCGCGCCAAGAAGACGAACACCTTCACCGATTTCATCGCCGCGGGCGAATATCTCGCGAAGGAGAAATTCACGTCGCGCGGGCGCATAGTGGCCCAAGGCGGCAGCGCGGGCGGCATGCTCATGGGGGCTATCGCCAACATGGCCCCGGATCTGTTTCTCGGCATCATCGCCGAAGTGCCCTTCGTCGACGTGCTGACGACGATGCTCGATGCGAGCCTGCCCCTCACCCCGCCCGAATGGCCCGAATGGGGCAACCCGATCGAGAGCGCCGAGGACTACAAGACCATCGCGGCCTACTCGCCCTACGACAATGTGAGGGCGCAAGGCTATCCCAACATCCTGGCGCTCGCGGGCCTCACCGATCCGCGCGTGACCTATTGGGAACCCGCGAAATGGATCGCCAGGCTGCGCGAGACCGGCACGGGGAACAATCTCATTCTCCTGAAGACGAACATGGAGGCGGGTCACGCCGGAGCTTCGGGGCGCTTTGACCGGCTGAAGGAAGTCGCGCTGTCGTATGCCTTCGCGCTGAAGCTGGCGGATCGCGCCTGA
- a CDS encoding DUF599 domain-containing protein: MSLLDILAFAWFCLCYFGYAWAVRYGPLKSRRGLVAAVNDRRVQWMETALRRDIRIMDAQLLTSLSSGNAFFASTSVLVLGGLTAMLGAADNVKNRLEQLPFIADAPIVMWEFKILFLMLLMIVAFFAFAWAFRLTHYVGTMFGALPLQSEANTAEARAHARKTAQLVGLSGRHLNAGLRTIYFAIAGLAWFVSPILFVLACALVTFIVYRREYASEAFTVIDR, translated from the coding sequence ATGAGCCTTCTCGACATCTTGGCCTTCGCCTGGTTTTGCCTGTGTTACTTCGGCTATGCCTGGGCCGTGCGCTATGGCCCGCTGAAATCGCGCCGCGGGCTCGTTGCCGCCGTCAACGACCGCCGTGTGCAGTGGATGGAAACGGCCCTGAGGCGCGACATCCGCATCATGGACGCCCAACTCCTCACCTCGCTGTCGAGTGGGAACGCCTTCTTTGCGTCCACGTCCGTGCTCGTGCTCGGCGGACTGACCGCGATGCTCGGAGCTGCGGACAATGTGAAGAACCGCCTCGAGCAACTACCCTTCATCGCGGACGCACCAATCGTCATGTGGGAGTTCAAGATCCTGTTCCTCATGTTGCTGATGATCGTGGCCTTCTTCGCCTTCGCCTGGGCGTTCCGGCTGACACACTATGTGGGCACCATGTTCGGAGCCTTGCCGCTGCAATCCGAGGCGAACACGGCCGAGGCGCGCGCCCACGCGCGCAAGACCGCCCAGCTCGTTGGGCTGTCGGGGCGTCATCTCAACGCGGGTCTCAGGACCATCTATTTCGCGATCGCCGGGCTCGCCTGGTTTGTGAGCCCCATCCTCTTTGTGCTTGCCTGCGCCCTGGTGACGTTCATCGTGTACCGCCGCGAATACGCCTCGGAAGCCTTCACCGTCATCGACCGTTAG
- a CDS encoding superoxide dismutase: MAFELVPLPYAYDSLQPYMSAETLEYHHDKHHKAYVDKLNDLIKGTDYEGKELETIIKESFGKDAGVFNNAAQNFNHIHFWPWMTKDGGGKKVPGAVLALIDRDLGGFDKFREDFLAAGAGQFGSGWAWLTLKDGKLEVTKTPNGENPLVHGGWPLLGCDVWEHSYYIDYRNARPKYLEAWFDNLINWEHVEEMYAQAPSS, translated from the coding sequence GTGGCATTCGAACTCGTACCCCTCCCCTACGCATACGATTCCCTGCAGCCCTATATGTCGGCCGAAACGCTGGAGTATCACCACGACAAGCACCACAAGGCTTACGTGGACAAGCTGAACGACCTGATCAAAGGCACCGACTACGAGGGCAAGGAACTCGAGACCATCATCAAGGAAAGCTTCGGCAAGGACGCCGGCGTGTTCAACAACGCCGCGCAGAACTTCAATCATATTCATTTCTGGCCCTGGATGACCAAGGACGGCGGCGGCAAGAAAGTGCCGGGCGCGGTCCTGGCGCTGATCGACCGGGACCTTGGCGGCTTCGACAAGTTCCGCGAGGACTTCCTGGCCGCCGGTGCGGGCCAGTTCGGATCGGGCTGGGCCTGGCTGACGCTGAAAGACGGCAAGCTGGAAGTAACTAAGACGCCGAACGGCGAGAACCCGCTCGTCCATGGCGGCTGGCCGCTGCTCGGCTGCGATGTGTGGGAGCATTCCTATTACATCGACTACCGCAACGCGCGGCCGAAATACCTGGAAGCGTGGTTCGACAATCTCATCAACTGGGAGCATGTCGAGGAAATGTACGCTCAGGCGCCGTCTTCCTAA
- a CDS encoding SufE family protein gives MDTATTIDRPSFEEILADFELLDDWEDRYRYVIELGKKLEPLPDELRNADTKVQGCVSQVWLSTTVHRNGVPRLAFIGDSDAHIVRGLVAILFAIYSGKTADEILDIDAVKTLGELHLNEHLTPQRSNGLMAMVTRIRTDAEKARTGAA, from the coding sequence ATGGACACCGCAACGACCATTGACCGCCCCTCTTTCGAGGAAATCCTCGCCGACTTCGAGCTGCTCGACGATTGGGAGGACCGCTACCGCTACGTCATCGAGCTCGGCAAGAAACTGGAACCGCTGCCGGACGAGCTCCGCAACGCCGACACCAAGGTCCAGGGCTGCGTCAGCCAGGTCTGGCTTTCCACAACGGTCCATCGGAACGGCGTACCGCGCCTCGCATTCATCGGCGACAGCGATGCGCACATCGTCCGTGGGCTCGTCGCGATCCTGTTTGCCATCTACTCCGGCAAAACCGCGGACGAGATTCTCGACATCGACGCCGTCAAGACCTTGGGCGAACTCCACCTCAACGAGCACCTCACCCCGCAGCGCTCCAACGGGCTGATGGCCATGGTGACGCGCATCCGCACCGACGCGGAGAAGGCGCGCACCGGCGCGGCTTAG